In Streptacidiphilus sp. P02-A3a, the DNA window GGCTCCACCACGGTGACGGCGGTCCCTGCCGCACAGTTCCGGTCCCTGATGTCGACCTTCCCCACCGGGGTGGCCATCGTGACCGCCGCCGACCTCGACGGCCGGACCTGGGGGATGACCTGCTCGTCGGTGTGCAGCGTCGCGGTGGAACCGCCGACCCTGCTGGTATGCCTGCGCGAGGGCAGCCCCACCCTGGCGGCCATGCTGCGCCGCTCGACCTTCGCGGTGAACCTGCTGCACGCCCGGGCCAGGGCGACCGCGGACCTGTTCGCCTCCGGCGCCCCCCACCGGTTCGACCTGGTGCGCTGGTCCTGCGATCCGCAGGCCGCCGGCCCGCACCTGGCCGACGACGCGCACGCGATCGCCGACTGCCGGATCAGCGGGACGGTCCGCGTCGGCGACCACACCGTGGTCTTCGGCGAGGCCTACCGGATCACGCACCCGGTGGCGGCCGACCGGTCGCCACTGCTGTACGGACTGCGCACGTACTCGTCCTGGCCGGTCCGCTGACGCGACGTGCGATGGCGGCCGACCGGGGAACCGGTCCGCGCGGGGTCGGCGGACCCCGCGCGGACCGGCCTTCGCGGCCTCCCCGTGCCGTTGGGGAACCGCGACCGGTCAGCCGTACGGGGGAAGCCGACCGGGGACCGCGGCGTGCTGTGGTGTGCTTCCAGTGAAGCACCGCACCACCGCGCCGCGCGGTAGTCCTGGTTGTAAGAACCCGGTATCGCTGGGTATATCCCCATCCGGCGGACAAGCACCGGATGACCCATCTGTCGTACGGGAAACCAGAGTTGACGAACACTCAGCACCGTGCGCCAGGCCGCGCGAACCGGGCCCGGACATGGGCGGTGCCCCCGCGCCGGAAGGGCAGGACTCATGCCGGAGCCCTGCTCTGCCCACCCGAGGGCACGCCTGTGGTGCACCTGGCCCCCGCCGGACCGCGTTCCGGCGGGAGCGCGCGACTAGCGCTGGTCCATCACCGCCACCAGGCTTCTGGGCCGAAGGTCGGTCCAGTGCGCCTCGACGTAGTCGAGCGCCGACTGCCGGTCGGTCTCGGCCAGAACCGTCGTCCAGCCCGCCGGCGTCTCGGCGAAGGAGGGCCAAAGGGAGTGCTGGCCCTCGTCGTTGACCAGCACACGGTACGTGCTGTCCGGGTCCTCGAACGGATTGGTGCTCATCGTCTCGCCCTTCGTGGGTTGTGGTCGGTCCGTGGGTTCAGCCGCCGGTGGCCCGCGGTCGCGCCGGGCCTACGACGCCCTGGTCGAATGCTGCTGCCGCAGCAGCGCCACGCCGAGCGGCGTCAGCGAGTGCAGCGCCGTGTTGCGCCTGCGGGCCGTGGTGACCAGCCCCGCCTTGCGCAGCACCGTGGCGTGCTTGCTGGCACCCGCCAGCGAGATGTTCAGCCGCTGCGAGAGCTCACCGGTGGTGCAGTTCTCCGAGAGCATCTGCAGCGCGGCCGCGCGGGTGTGCCCGACCAGGGCACTCAACGCCTGCTCACCGCCCTGGCTGCGCCCCCAGAACTCGGTCTCGGTCGCCGAGTCCACCGGCACCGAGAAGACCAGGATGGGCACCCCGATCCCCTGGACGTCCTCCAGGACCATGCACGCCCGGTCGGCCAGGAACAGCGACGGGCACAGCACCAGCCCGCGCCCGTTGAGGTACACATCGCGGTCCAGGTCACCGGCCACCTCCAGGACCGGCGCCTTCCAGTTCACCCGCGGGTGGAGGTTGTCCAGCAGGGCGTGCATTCCGTTGGCGATGCCGATCCGGCCGCACGCGTCCCGTACCGCGGCCGTGTGATCTCGTGTCTGCTGCCAGTGCGGCAGTACGGCCACCTGACAGAATTTGAGCAACGTGGCCCGTACCCGCTGCCGGGTCCGCTCGTCGGCCGCGTCCTGACTGCTGCCCGGATGCAACCTGAGCAGCGGAAGCAACTGCCTTACGTCGTACCGGTCGGCGAGCAACTCGACCTCGGCGACCCGGGTCCCGAGCTGCTCCCGGACGTTCTTGCGCCAGCCGTGGAAGCCGGCGCTGCCCTGCCTGCCGAACTGCTTCAGCGCGAATGCGCCTTCCGTGACAGGTCCTAAACTGTCGATCATACGTGATTGCGCGAGGTCGTCAACCGTGAAGTGGATTCTCAAGTCCCCGTCTCCCACACACGTCAATGCTGGTGGGCTGGCATCTCGGCGTGACTACGATCCGCCGGGCGACGGCACGCGCCCGACGGTCCAGTGCCTGGGAAGCGCCCATGGGTGGCACTGCGGCGCACATCCCAAGCCGATCCGAGCTGTCCCCCGACCAGCGGCCCCAGTTGACCGTTACTGACCAAGACCCTAAGCCGACCGTGAGGATCCTCATAAGGGGACCGTGATAATTCTTCCACGTAACGATCACCACACCGCTCTCTTGTTGACAAGCGGGACGCCCGCGATATATGGCACTCCAATGTCGGCGAACTTCGCGTCATTCGTCCACGTCACCGCCGCCCCGGCGCTCCCCGCTGCGGCGCTCCGCGGGGCATCGTGATGCAGTATGCCATGGTTTGCCACAGCTATGATGACAGGCCATCAGATCCGTGTCATCGCTGTCGGCGGTTTCGCCGCCGTTGTTTTCCGCAGCGGTGAAACTCCTTCCGCGAGGCAGTCGCTTTCGTGTAATGGCACTGCCGTCGCCGCCGGTCAGCGCGGGTCCCGGCGCTGGTCCTTGAACGACGAGGCAACTTCCTTGAGGGCGCTCACGGGCCGCGCATAGCTTCGTCTCGCGTAATTCGAAAGGGCTGGACTTCCCAGTCGCGGCCGAGCACTCCAGTCCTCTGCGTGCCGCTCCTCCGCGGCGCGAAAGACGGGTACGAATTCAGCTCGCATCGCGACTTTGTGTGACCCGCCCGTGGAGACGATGTGGAGATTGCGTGATGCTGCCCAGAGCGTTGGAAAAGGCCGTTTATGGCGTGTATGCCACCACTGCCATCCATTTGGCGGACAAACACGGCGTTTTCGGTTTTCTCGCCACCCAGGAAGCGCCCACCAGCAAGATCGCCACCGAGCTCGGGCTCGACGAGGAGACCCTGGACCGGCTGCTGGTCCTGCTCGACTCCTTCGGCGTCATCGAGCAGAACGAGCACGGCGCGTACCGCCTGCCCGCGCAGACGGCTCCCTTCCTCGACCCGCGCAGCGCGCGCTCCGTCGGCGGCTTCCTCAACCACGTGATGAACAGCACGCTCGGCCGACTGCCGCAACTGGACTCCTACCTGACGGACGGCAAGTCGGCGGTGGACGCCGCCCTGCCGGCCCCGTTCGACGTCATGTACCGGACTCCGAAGCTCACGGAGGAGTTCCTGGCGGCCATGTGGCAGCTCACCTACGACGTCTCCCGCGAACTGGTGCCCATGGCCGGGCTGGAGCGGGTCCGGCACCTGGTGGACATCGGCGGCGCCAGCGGCCCCTTCTGCGTGGCCGCGCTGGAGGCGACACCCGGCCTGCGCGCCACCGTGTACGAGCTGCCGGAGGTCGGCCCGTACGTGGCCGACACCGTCGAGAAGTACGGCCTGCAGGGCCGGTTGGACTTCGCCGCGGGCGACTTCCACCACGACGAGTTCCCGCCGACCGAGTGCGTCGCGTTCGGCTACATCCTCTCCGGCTGGACCGACGAGACCGGCCTGGAGCTGTTGCGCAAGGCGCACCGCGCGTGCGCCGACGGCGGCCGGGTCCTGATCATGGACCGCCTGTTCGACGACGACCGGCGCGGACCGCTGCCCACGGCGGTGATGAACCTGTCGATGCACGTCGAGGCGAAGGGCCGGCACCGCACCGCCGCGGAGTACATCGGCCTGCTGGAGAGCGCGGGCTTCACCGACTGCGAAGTGCACCGGTCCACTCAGGACAAGCAACTGGTCATCGGGTTCAAGAGGTGAAACGGCATGCCGCGGGTCGACGGCGACCCGTGGTTCTGAGCGCAGCCCTGGGGGTTACATGAAAGCCGAACTGGCGTCCTTACAGTTTCCGAGACGGTGCGACGAGGTCGCCCGGCTCCAAGAGCGGTCGGGCCGACAGGCGCTGACCGACAGCGACCACGACCTGCTGGCCAAGCTCTACGAGGAGGCGTACGCCGAGCAGACCGCCGAGAGCGAGGTGATGCGGCTGCTGACCCGCTCGTTCAGCCGCGAACCCATCCCGCAGTACTACCGCTACGCCAACCTGCACGTCCACGCGTGGTACCTGGACCTGCACCAGACCGAGCCGGTGGCCGGCGCGGTGCTGGCCCTGGAGGCGACGCTGGCCGACCTGGACGCGGTCGAGCGCCGCGCCGCCGCGCAACTCACCGAGGCCGACAACACCGAGGAGCGGCTGCTGCGGCTGGAGGCGCTGCGCGAGCAGGTCGGGCGACTGCTGGTGGAGACCGGCGGCGACACGACCGCGGCCGAGATCATCGACCGGGCCCGCGACGACGCGCTGGCCCGCTGGCAGGCATCGGTGCTGACCCGCTGCTCCGGCTTCCTGGCCTCGGGCGACCACCACGAGAACATGTTCCTGCGGGCCGTGCAGGCATGCGAGTTGGCCTTCTACCTGATCCGCTACTTCACCGTGCGGGCCCGGACGTCCATCGGCCGCGGGGACGACCAGGCGTACGCGCTGATGGCGCAGCTGGCCCAGTGCGCGGAACTGCCCAACCACATCTTCCACGTGCTCAAGACGCTCACCCCGGATCTCTTCCTGAGGTTCCGCGACGCCACCGGTGAGGCCAGTGCCGTCCAGTCGCTGAACTACCACATGATGGAACTGGTGCTCTACGGCTACGACGCGCGCAAGGTGGAGGCGTACTCGAAGTTCGACCACCTGCACCAGTTGACGATGCCGCCGCTGCGGTCCGTGCGTCCGCTGGGCGACGCGGTGCGCGAGGCGGGGGACCCGAGGCTGACCGAGGCGCTCGCCGAGGTCGAACGGACCCTGCTGACCTGGCGCGGCAGGCACTACGGCTTCGGTCGGCGCTACCTGCCGGGGATGGCGGG includes these proteins:
- a CDS encoding methyltransferase, producing the protein MYATTAIHLADKHGVFGFLATQEAPTSKIATELGLDEETLDRLLVLLDSFGVIEQNEHGAYRLPAQTAPFLDPRSARSVGGFLNHVMNSTLGRLPQLDSYLTDGKSAVDAALPAPFDVMYRTPKLTEEFLAAMWQLTYDVSRELVPMAGLERVRHLVDIGGASGPFCVAALEATPGLRATVYELPEVGPYVADTVEKYGLQGRLDFAAGDFHHDEFPPTECVAFGYILSGWTDETGLELLRKAHRACADGGRVLIMDRLFDDDRRGPLPTAVMNLSMHVEAKGRHRTAAEYIGLLESAGFTDCEVHRSTQDKQLVIGFKR
- a CDS encoding MbtH family protein; the protein is MSTNPFEDPDSTYRVLVNDEGQHSLWPSFAETPAGWTTVLAETDRQSALDYVEAHWTDLRPRSLVAVMDQR
- a CDS encoding helix-turn-helix transcriptional regulator, with translation MIDSLGPVTEGAFALKQFGRQGSAGFHGWRKNVREQLGTRVAEVELLADRYDVRQLLPLLRLHPGSSQDAADERTRQRVRATLLKFCQVAVLPHWQQTRDHTAAVRDACGRIGIANGMHALLDNLHPRVNWKAPVLEVAGDLDRDVYLNGRGLVLCPSLFLADRACMVLEDVQGIGVPILVFSVPVDSATETEFWGRSQGGEQALSALVGHTRAAALQMLSENCTTGELSQRLNISLAGASKHATVLRKAGLVTTARRRNTALHSLTPLGVALLRQQHSTRAS
- a CDS encoding flavin reductase family protein → MTDYSVEDGVLGGSTTVTAVPAAQFRSLMSTFPTGVAIVTAADLDGRTWGMTCSSVCSVAVEPPTLLVCLREGSPTLAAMLRRSTFAVNLLHARARATADLFASGAPHRFDLVRWSCDPQAAGPHLADDAHAIADCRISGTVRVGDHTVVFGEAYRITHPVAADRSPLLYGLRTYSSWPVR
- a CDS encoding tryptophan 2,3-dioxygenase family protein, producing MKAELASLQFPRRCDEVARLQERSGRQALTDSDHDLLAKLYEEAYAEQTAESEVMRLLTRSFSREPIPQYYRYANLHVHAWYLDLHQTEPVAGAVLALEATLADLDAVERRAAAQLTEADNTEERLLRLEALREQVGRLLVETGGDTTAAEIIDRARDDALARWQASVLTRCSGFLASGDHHENMFLRAVQACELAFYLIRYFTVRARTSIGRGDDQAYALMAQLAQCAELPNHIFHVLKTLTPDLFLRFRDATGEASAVQSLNYHMMELVLYGYDARKVEAYSKFDHLHQLTMPPLRSVRPLGDAVREAGDPRLTEALAEVERTLLTWRGRHYGFGRRYLPGMAGSGGTEGAGYLRRFVHKDNLVPEPITTAPGLDLLGFAFR